One genomic segment of Desulfonatronum thioautotrophicum includes these proteins:
- a CDS encoding pyruvate carboxylase, giving the protein MATKTFEQVAREIEGKPILVANRGIPARRIVRSIQEVFHAIPIMTATDVDKTAPFTAGAQELLLLGENPRAYLDIDLIIRKAKARGVIAIHPGWGFASEDQSFPEKCAAAGITFIGPPPEAMHLLGNKVEVRKLAKRLGIPVVPGSEGAVSVAEAREIAYSLGFPIMLKAEGGGGGRGIYEVFEPEQLERAFAKASALAEASFGNPRLYVEKLLTSVRHIEIQVVADQYGNSHALDERDCTVQRNHQKLVEITPSPWSKFTPEIRERLKKYACELSTNVGYYSLATVEFLLDENATPYLIEVNTRLQVEHGITECRYGIDLVEEQIAIAFGAKLRFSKKTTVPSNHAMQVRINCEDPQQNFSPNSGTITRYISPGSQGIRVDSCVSVGYEFPAQYDSAASLLIAYGRDWEKILGIMSRALREYIVGGVKTTIPFHRQIMQHPNFRSGDYDTNFIPNNPELLAYVDKEPQALRLSRLVAEISAHGYNPFVQLGEYRGRQDKRMGRFSPVLPSIDFQSHQSPYPRGDRLALLDYIRDSGVVHFVDTTTRDLTQSNSGNRFRLAEDRIIGPYLDNCGFFSLENGGGAHYHVAMLANMTYPFTEAMEWNQFAPKTMKQILIRSTNVLGYKPQSKNVMRLTGEMVCEHYHVIRCFDFLNHIENMRPFAEVVLNSREHIFEPAISLSWATGFDVPHYMGVVEEVLDMVSGVTGMDRTKATRHFALGLKDMAGVCPPRFMRELVGTIRNKYPELVVHYHRHYTDGLFVPAVGAAAQAGAHIVDTGIGAAVRWYGQGEVLSTAAYLEDELGLKTNLNKEMIRTCGFVLKQIMPYYDRYTAPYFQGIDHDVVDHAMPGGATSSSQEGAMKQGYIHLLPYMLKFLAGTRKIVRYHDVTPGSQVTWNTAFLAVTGAYKQGGERAVRRMLNILEIVTTIPEAELPDDIRQARLELYIHSNDAFRNLLLGRFGRLPLGFPADWVYESAFGPDYRKALTQRVETSPLENISDVDLESERKTLAEHIKREPSHEEFVNYLNHPGDALKTIAFRQRFGDPNQLPLDVWFEGLDTGQELQFLDSNGKPRNMMVLDVSRPDSQGMSVVRYSLDSEFLSHQVKVAEPSGKIQEGMELADAGNPFHIGSPCNGDLWVMHVKPGDVVQKGEELFNISVMKQEKSILSPVHAQVKRVLKFANYNEDRKMVPVREGELLIELSDLPRLCGGCSFPLPLLEEVNFCPSCGHQHGQEG; this is encoded by the coding sequence ATGGCAACAAAAACTTTTGAACAGGTAGCCAGGGAAATTGAAGGAAAGCCGATTCTCGTCGCGAACCGGGGCATTCCGGCACGGCGGATCGTCCGTTCGATTCAGGAGGTTTTCCACGCCATACCGATCATGACGGCCACGGATGTGGACAAAACCGCGCCGTTTACCGCCGGAGCCCAGGAGTTGTTGCTGTTGGGCGAGAACCCCAGGGCGTATCTGGATATTGATCTGATTATCCGCAAGGCCAAGGCCCGGGGGGTGATCGCCATCCATCCGGGATGGGGTTTTGCCTCGGAGGACCAATCCTTTCCCGAAAAATGCGCCGCGGCGGGTATCACCTTTATCGGCCCTCCCCCGGAAGCCATGCATTTGCTGGGCAACAAGGTCGAAGTCAGAAAGCTGGCCAAAAGGCTGGGAATTCCGGTTGTTCCTGGCTCGGAAGGCGCGGTGAGCGTGGCCGAGGCCCGGGAGATCGCCTATTCCCTGGGGTTTCCGATCATGCTCAAGGCCGAGGGCGGCGGCGGCGGGCGAGGTATTTATGAGGTGTTCGAGCCGGAACAGCTGGAGCGGGCATTTGCCAAAGCCTCGGCCCTGGCTGAGGCATCTTTCGGCAATCCCCGGTTGTATGTGGAAAAACTGTTGACCTCGGTCCGGCATATCGAAATTCAGGTCGTTGCCGACCAGTACGGCAATTCCCACGCCCTGGACGAGCGGGACTGCACGGTTCAGCGCAATCACCAGAAACTGGTGGAAATCACCCCGTCGCCTTGGTCGAAGTTCACCCCGGAAATTCGTGAACGATTAAAGAAGTATGCCTGCGAATTGTCCACCAATGTGGGGTATTACTCGCTGGCCACGGTGGAATTTCTCCTGGACGAGAATGCGACCCCGTATCTGATCGAGGTGAACACCCGGCTGCAGGTGGAGCACGGCATCACCGAGTGCCGTTATGGGATCGACCTGGTGGAGGAGCAGATTGCCATTGCCTTTGGGGCCAAATTGCGCTTTTCCAAAAAGACCACCGTGCCCTCCAACCATGCCATGCAGGTCCGCATCAACTGCGAAGATCCACAGCAGAATTTTTCGCCAAATTCCGGAACCATTACCCGGTATATTTCACCTGGAAGCCAGGGCATCCGCGTGGATTCCTGCGTTTCCGTCGGATACGAGTTTCCGGCCCAGTACGATTCCGCCGCGTCGCTACTCATTGCCTATGGTCGTGACTGGGAGAAAATTCTGGGCATCATGAGCCGGGCGCTTCGGGAATACATTGTCGGTGGAGTGAAAACGACCATCCCCTTTCACCGTCAAATCATGCAGCACCCCAACTTCCGCTCCGGGGACTACGACACGAATTTTATCCCCAATAATCCGGAACTCCTGGCGTACGTGGACAAGGAGCCTCAGGCATTGCGCCTCTCCCGGCTGGTGGCCGAGATATCCGCGCATGGCTACAACCCTTTTGTCCAGCTCGGGGAGTACCGGGGGCGGCAGGACAAGCGTATGGGCCGGTTTTCCCCGGTGCTGCCGTCCATTGATTTCCAGTCCCACCAGTCCCCCTATCCCCGAGGCGATCGGTTGGCCTTACTGGACTATATCCGGGATTCCGGAGTCGTCCATTTCGTGGACACAACCACCCGCGACCTGACCCAGTCCAACAGCGGAAACCGTTTTCGGTTGGCCGAGGATCGAATTATCGGTCCTTATCTGGACAATTGCGGCTTTTTCTCCCTGGAGAACGGCGGCGGTGCGCATTACCACGTGGCCATGCTGGCCAACATGACCTACCCCTTCACCGAGGCCATGGAGTGGAACCAGTTCGCGCCCAAGACCATGAAGCAGATTCTGATCCGCTCCACCAACGTCCTGGGCTACAAGCCGCAATCCAAAAATGTGATGCGCCTGACCGGTGAAATGGTTTGTGAACACTACCACGTGATCCGCTGCTTCGACTTTTTGAACCATATCGAAAACATGCGTCCTTTCGCCGAGGTGGTCCTGAATTCCCGGGAGCACATCTTTGAACCAGCCATTTCGCTGTCCTGGGCCACGGGGTTTGATGTACCGCACTACATGGGCGTAGTGGAAGAGGTTCTGGACATGGTATCCGGCGTTACCGGCATGGACCGAACCAAAGCCACCCGGCATTTCGCCCTAGGATTGAAAGACATGGCCGGAGTGTGCCCTCCACGCTTCATGCGCGAGCTGGTGGGCACAATTCGCAACAAGTACCCGGAACTGGTGGTCCATTACCACCGGCATTACACCGATGGCTTGTTCGTACCGGCGGTTGGTGCAGCTGCCCAGGCCGGCGCGCACATTGTGGACACCGGGATCGGTGCTGCGGTGCGCTGGTACGGCCAGGGCGAGGTGCTGTCCACCGCGGCCTATCTGGAAGACGAGCTGGGTCTGAAGACCAACCTGAACAAGGAGATGATCCGGACCTGCGGCTTTGTGCTCAAACAGATCATGCCTTACTACGACCGGTACACGGCTCCGTACTTCCAGGGCATCGACCACGACGTGGTGGATCATGCCATGCCGGGTGGGGCAACATCCTCCTCCCAGGAAGGGGCCATGAAGCAGGGGTACATCCATCTTTTACCCTATATGCTTAAATTTCTGGCAGGAACACGCAAGATCGTCCGGTATCACGACGTGACCCCCGGGTCCCAGGTAACCTGGAACACGGCCTTTCTTGCCGTGACCGGTGCTTACAAGCAGGGTGGAGAGCGGGCCGTGCGCAGAATGCTGAACATCCTCGAAATCGTTACAACCATTCCAGAAGCGGAACTTCCCGACGATATCCGGCAGGCTCGATTGGAACTCTACATACACAGCAACGACGCATTCCGGAATCTTCTCCTGGGCAGATTTGGCCGCCTGCCCTTGGGGTTTCCAGCGGATTGGGTTTACGAGAGCGCTTTTGGCCCGGATTACCGCAAGGCCTTGACCCAGCGAGTGGAAACATCTCCTCTGGAAAACATTTCGGACGTGGATCTGGAATCCGAACGGAAGACCCTTGCCGAGCACATTAAACGGGAACCGTCCCATGAGGAATTCGTCAACTACCTGAACCATCCAGGAGACGCATTGAAAACCATCGCGTTCCGGCAGCGTTTCGGCGATCCGAACCAATTGCCGCTGGATGTCTGGTTTGAGGGCTTGGATACAGGGCAGGAGCTACAGTTCCTGGACAGTAATGGCAAACCCCGAAATATGATGGTGCTTGATGTCTCCCGGCCGGACTCCCAGGGCATGAGTGTCGTGCGATATTCCCTGGATTCCGAGTTTCTCAGCCATCAAGTCAAGGTCGCCGAACCCTCAGGTAAAATCCAGGAAGGAATGGAACTGGCTGATGCCGGCAACCCGTTCCATATTGGCTCACCGTGCAATGGTGATCTCTGGGTGATGCATGTCAAGCCGGGCGACGTTGTCCAGAAGGGCGAGGAACTTTTCAACATCTCGGTCATGAAACAAGAGAAATCAATTCTTTCGCCGGTGCATGCCCAGGTCAAGCGTGTACTCAAGTTCGCCAATTACAACGAAGACCGCAAAATGGTCCCGGTACGCGAGGGAGAGCTTTTGATTGAACTTTCCGATTTGCCGCGATTGTGTGGTGGGTGCTCTTTCCCGCTACCGCTCTTGGAAGAGGTGAATTTTTGTCCGTCATGCGGCCATCAGCATGGCCAAGAAGGCTGA
- a CDS encoding biotin--[acetyl-CoA-carboxylase] ligase gives MDKADSVWKTVPQRLTAGANPMVFLFSEEIPELLRGVCPEHIAAAHPLWERSTALWAPWRAHSHQQYIPKCIPSMGDLGGLGDLGGVQERPVQGWTAQWRGPGNVYLCQDCSSALDVAWRLLEWGWLGEGDAVLAVTQWTGRGQVRRPWQSLPGNLHVVWRTPALSKAWDGFSALLPAWLTARTLRRMGWDVRLKWPNDLVWHGRKVGGILVEQRGTVTMVGLGLNLAAVPESGALRGGSVVPAGSMDGRICPARCWEELVFDRVSWYRDHLPVLQPAHFAEAFSQDLLWKGQPVVVTEHDADTDGLRGIVLGVAEDGSLMLSVGGSIQRITFGDVRPAICS, from the coding sequence ATGGACAAAGCCGACTCCGTCTGGAAAACGGTACCACAGCGATTAACCGCCGGCGCGAACCCGATGGTTTTTCTTTTTTCCGAGGAGATACCGGAGCTGTTGCGCGGCGTATGCCCCGAGCACATCGCCGCGGCGCATCCTCTCTGGGAACGGTCGACGGCACTTTGGGCCCCCTGGCGGGCGCATTCTCATCAGCAATACATTCCAAAGTGCATTCCAAGTATGGGTGACCTGGGTGGCCTGGGTGATTTGGGAGGTGTGCAGGAAAGGCCTGTTCAGGGGTGGACGGCGCAATGGCGCGGGCCTGGAAACGTATATCTCTGCCAGGACTGCTCTTCCGCACTGGATGTGGCCTGGAGGCTACTGGAGTGGGGATGGCTCGGTGAAGGGGATGCGGTGTTGGCCGTGACCCAATGGACCGGCCGAGGGCAGGTGCGTCGACCATGGCAGTCCTTGCCCGGGAATCTGCACGTGGTCTGGCGAACACCAGCGCTTTCCAAGGCTTGGGACGGATTCAGCGCCCTGCTCCCGGCCTGGCTTACGGCCCGAACTCTGAGACGGATGGGGTGGGACGTTCGGTTGAAATGGCCCAACGACCTGGTGTGGCATGGTCGAAAAGTTGGGGGTATTCTTGTTGAACAGCGGGGAACGGTCACCATGGTTGGCTTGGGCTTGAATCTTGCCGCTGTGCCTGAGTCCGGGGCGCTTCGTGGTGGCTCCGTGGTTCCGGCCGGCTCCATGGACGGTCGAATCTGTCCGGCCAGGTGCTGGGAGGAGCTTGTTTTTGACCGCGTATCCTGGTATAGAGACCACTTGCCCGTACTCCAACCTGCGCATTTTGCCGAGGCGTTTTCTCAGGATCTGCTCTGGAAGGGGCAGCCGGTGGTCGTCACGGAGCACGACGCCGATACGGATGGTTTGCGGGGAATCGTTCTTGGAGTGGCCGAGGACGGCAGTCTGATGCTTTCCGTGGGAGGATCGATCCAGCGAATTACCTTCGGAGACGTTCGACCTGCGATATGTTCGTAG
- a CDS encoding MATE family efflux transporter, with product MLSRDKSVPAAMPQKPVVFNPEASPTKTIWRLAWPQVLMMLFHFLIGFVDVWVAGRISRDVQASMGMVSQSFFIFLVVAIAVSNGSVAAISQSYGAGLIHRVQRYVGLSLQSAGVFGLLLLICGFLLLSALIRVLQVPESLLPITTYLLSVYLLVLPAYYLFIIGNAILRAQQLVLYPLYGMILVAGLNTFGDFALGLGMFGFPELGYKGLAWSTFGSVLAGGLFNVWILRRRRLLVRRSFAPWKWIRCAFPYLFRVAWPAGLMQLVWHSAYIALFSITASLPTGSVVALAGMSAGMRVESLMFLPGFAFNFTAGILVGHYLGARKPEQAKRMGYQIMGQGLVVICLLTIVLWQFLEPIAAFVAPDPEVQEEAVNYLRYNLAAMPFLLISMILGGAFTGAGATIYQTLVMGGSAWLVRIPLAFVLGHLVMGVATGIWLAMFVSMFVQALCVAYVYQFWDWQRFAMRKQR from the coding sequence GTGCTGAGCCGGGATAAAAGCGTGCCCGCGGCCATGCCGCAAAAACCGGTGGTCTTCAATCCCGAGGCCTCTCCCACCAAAACCATCTGGCGGCTGGCGTGGCCCCAGGTGCTGATGATGCTCTTCCACTTCCTGATCGGGTTCGTGGACGTTTGGGTTGCCGGACGGATCAGCAGGGATGTCCAAGCCAGCATGGGCATGGTCAGCCAATCCTTTTTTATTTTTCTGGTGGTGGCCATCGCGGTGAGCAATGGGAGCGTGGCCGCCATCAGTCAATCGTATGGCGCGGGATTGATCCATCGGGTGCAGCGCTATGTAGGGTTGAGCCTGCAAAGCGCCGGGGTTTTCGGCCTCCTTTTGCTCATATGCGGATTTTTGTTGCTGAGCGCACTGATCCGTGTCCTGCAAGTACCGGAAAGTCTGCTGCCCATCACTACCTACCTGCTCAGTGTTTATTTGCTCGTCCTCCCGGCATACTACCTGTTCATTATCGGCAACGCCATTTTGCGGGCCCAGCAACTGGTTCTCTACCCCCTGTACGGCATGATTCTTGTGGCCGGGTTGAACACCTTCGGTGATTTTGCCCTGGGTCTCGGGATGTTCGGTTTCCCCGAGCTGGGGTACAAGGGACTGGCTTGGAGCACGTTTGGTTCGGTTCTGGCCGGAGGACTTTTTAACGTCTGGATTCTGCGGCGGAGGCGGTTGTTGGTCCGGCGCAGTTTCGCCCCCTGGAAATGGATCCGCTGCGCTTTTCCCTATCTGTTTCGTGTCGCCTGGCCGGCTGGGTTGATGCAGCTGGTCTGGCATTCGGCATATATCGCCCTGTTTTCCATTACGGCCAGTCTGCCCACCGGTAGCGTGGTGGCCCTGGCTGGGATGAGCGCGGGCATGCGCGTGGAGTCGCTGATGTTTCTGCCCGGCTTTGCCTTCAACTTTACGGCTGGCATCCTGGTCGGCCATTACCTGGGTGCCAGAAAGCCGGAACAGGCCAAGCGGATGGGCTACCAAATCATGGGCCAGGGGCTGGTGGTCATCTGCCTGCTGACCATCGTGCTCTGGCAGTTTCTGGAACCCATTGCCGCGTTCGTGGCCCCGGACCCGGAGGTCCAGGAGGAGGCGGTGAACTACCTGCGGTACAATCTGGCGGCCATGCCTTTTCTTTTGATCTCCATGATCCTTGGAGGAGCGTTTACCGGGGCCGGAGCCACCATCTACCAGACCCTGGTCATGGGAGGCTCGGCCTGGCTGGTCCGCATCCCGCTGGCCTTTGTCCTGGGTCATCTGGTTATGGGTGTGGCCACCGGGATCTGGCTGGCCATGTTTGTTTCCATGTTCGTCCAGGCCCTTTGCGTGGCCTATGTCTATCAGTTCTGGGATTGGCAGCGCTTTGCCATGCGCAAGCAGCGCTGA
- a CDS encoding YqaA family protein translates to MNIVRRLYDWVLSWAATPYGAAALFVLAFFESSFFPIPPDPLLIALILGARAKAFRFAAVCSIASVSGALLGYAIGHYSWWTLSGEFTALAQFFFNTVPGFTVEKFFLVQELFETWNFWIIFTAGFTPLPYKVFTIAGGAFDISLIPFILASLVGRSARFFLVAWLIWRFGAQITTFIDKYFNLLAVLFTVLLVGGFVVLRMV, encoded by the coding sequence GTGAACATTGTCCGCAGATTGTATGACTGGGTACTGAGCTGGGCCGCGACTCCCTATGGGGCAGCGGCTCTTTTCGTGTTGGCGTTTTTTGAATCATCGTTCTTCCCCATCCCTCCGGATCCGCTGTTGATCGCCCTGATTCTCGGGGCCCGGGCCAAGGCCTTCCGGTTCGCCGCCGTCTGTTCCATCGCATCGGTCTCCGGGGCTTTGCTTGGATATGCCATCGGCCATTATTCCTGGTGGACCCTCAGTGGGGAGTTCACCGCTCTGGCCCAGTTCTTTTTCAACACCGTACCAGGGTTCACGGTGGAGAAATTTTTTCTGGTCCAGGAGTTGTTCGAAACATGGAACTTCTGGATCATCTTCACTGCCGGCTTCACGCCCTTGCCCTACAAGGTCTTCACCATTGCCGGCGGGGCTTTTGACATTTCCCTGATCCCCTTCATCCTGGCTTCACTGGTCGGTCGGTCGGCCCGATTCTTCCTGGTGGCCTGGTTGATTTGGCGCTTCGGTGCACAGATCACCACGTTTATTGATAAGTATTTTAATCTATTGGCAGTGCTGTTCACAGTTTTGCTGGTCGGTGGGTTCGTGGTGTTGAGGATGGTGTGA
- a CDS encoding PEP/pyruvate-binding domain-containing protein, with product MAKTDKDTAQPKEQPAVPEAEVKSPKSAKKADIAAIEKKLVLNGEDIVTLGEPAELLVGGKNYNTALISQVENIRAPQFRAISSVVFHRLLDETKVNAALIRSTVDKEYDRINWSDSEINKDPEFIRHFVRRLAKQIKSSEKSRDSLVKLRTFINNVVEGFAVSPEGIDQLRKRSVLVQVAILSVSMPTDLVDAVKQAYLDICKEAGLENVPVAVRSSAAGEDSRKKAFAGLQDTYLNIVGDQAVVEAYQWDCASAYNLRSMTYRREAILDMVALAESTGDESIVENAKKEWAIENTSLSVCIMRMINPVISGTAFSADTSTGCRGTDRHDLVSIDASYGLGEAVVSGMVTPDKFYVFQRDDGEEVVLRFMGFKTKKIIYAEKGVGTITVDVPAEEIFRWSLSLAQAEELARGVRYISKSYGGTITDTEFCIDSSDRIWFVQARPETRWNEELEKHPHTIFMRRLEVEPSVIQKAELILEGNGASRGAGQGIVRFLRSALELNKITKGDILAAERTDPDMVPGMRIASAILADAGGDTSHAAITSRELGIPAVIGIQRLETLQGLDGQEVTVDGSRGRAYRGLLPLIEVGGEIDVSALPATKTKVGLILADVDQALFLSRLRNMPDFEVGLLRAEFMLGSVGVHPLALEAYDNGQLQGLVDKKLRELNNELTKLVREQLTQGIISFDLKLRQYVGIVTGLSREIESLTEKGGDKGTDQVLAIHRQLRDLDVKLNEHLELASHKLEKLKTSPDLREHVITIMGFADLLDNAPDHDEERLKHRQEVEDSIQGIIQRIKDEPVVVDILKRIDAMRTEVALRSGLEREREEVRTLPQRIKDMIRSRGYRSGKEHYVQTLAQGLSLFAMAFYGREIIYRTTDYKTNEYRNLMGGLLFESMEDNPMLGFRGVSRNIHDWEVDSFKLARGVFGGKNLHLMLPFVRTLEEARSMRRYLEGVHNLKSGNEGLKIILMSEIPSNAVLTKQFIQEFDGFSIGSNDMTQLVLGTDRDNPRLRHIYDEEDPAVVWAILSTIFTGQKFGKKVGFCGQGVSNSKIIRGLVCIAGIVSASVVPDTYAQTKKDIADLEAENIPVEKLGAWLSEQHLERLKKIMAEHKYDHILKKNQTAKDLMEWFEGEMSRLHEQLQEQIGKPREDFYRQEIDQYRRLFHKPVIYANWNWEETVMDALRHSGFQSYEEQVVALREQRAIYNPGS from the coding sequence ATGGCCAAGACAGATAAGGATACAGCCCAGCCCAAGGAGCAACCCGCTGTCCCCGAAGCGGAGGTGAAGTCGCCAAAGTCCGCGAAGAAGGCGGATATCGCGGCGATCGAGAAAAAGCTTGTATTGAACGGTGAGGATATCGTCACCTTGGGGGAGCCCGCCGAACTCCTGGTGGGTGGAAAAAACTACAATACAGCCCTGATCAGCCAAGTCGAAAATATACGGGCTCCGCAATTCAGGGCCATCTCCTCTGTCGTCTTTCATCGACTCCTCGATGAGACCAAGGTCAACGCGGCCTTGATCCGATCCACCGTGGATAAGGAATACGACCGGATCAACTGGAGTGATTCTGAAATCAACAAGGACCCGGAATTCATCCGACATTTCGTGCGTCGTTTGGCCAAACAAATCAAGTCTTCCGAAAAAAGCCGGGACAGCTTGGTCAAATTGCGGACATTCATCAATAATGTCGTTGAAGGGTTTGCTGTTTCACCGGAAGGAATTGACCAGCTTCGTAAACGTTCCGTGCTGGTTCAGGTCGCTATTTTGTCCGTATCCATGCCCACCGACCTGGTGGATGCCGTGAAGCAGGCATATTTGGATATTTGCAAGGAAGCCGGACTGGAAAATGTGCCGGTTGCCGTCCGTTCCTCAGCAGCCGGGGAGGATAGTCGCAAAAAGGCTTTTGCCGGATTGCAGGATACCTATCTGAACATCGTCGGAGATCAGGCTGTCGTGGAAGCCTACCAATGGGATTGTGCTTCGGCCTACAACCTGCGGAGCATGACCTATCGCCGGGAAGCCATCCTGGACATGGTCGCCCTGGCGGAAAGCACCGGCGACGAGTCCATCGTGGAGAACGCCAAGAAGGAGTGGGCCATTGAAAACACGTCCCTCTCCGTCTGCATCATGCGCATGATCAACCCGGTCATCTCCGGTACCGCCTTCAGCGCGGACACCTCCACGGGCTGCCGGGGCACCGACCGTCACGATCTGGTCTCCATTGACGCCAGCTACGGTCTCGGCGAGGCGGTGGTCAGCGGTATGGTCACCCCGGACAAATTTTACGTTTTTCAGCGCGATGACGGCGAAGAGGTCGTCCTGCGCTTCATGGGCTTCAAAACAAAGAAAATCATTTACGCTGAAAAAGGGGTTGGTACCATCACCGTGGATGTGCCTGCTGAGGAGATTTTTCGGTGGTCCCTCTCTCTGGCTCAGGCTGAGGAATTGGCCAGAGGAGTGCGCTACATCAGCAAAAGCTACGGTGGGACGATCACGGACACCGAGTTCTGTATCGACAGCTCGGATCGGATCTGGTTTGTTCAGGCCCGGCCGGAAACACGCTGGAACGAAGAACTGGAAAAGCATCCGCACACGATTTTCATGCGGCGTCTGGAGGTTGAGCCCTCAGTCATTCAAAAAGCCGAGTTGATTCTGGAAGGCAACGGCGCCTCGCGTGGGGCCGGACAAGGAATTGTGCGTTTTCTGCGTTCCGCTCTGGAACTGAACAAGATCACCAAAGGCGATATTCTTGCCGCCGAACGCACCGACCCGGACATGGTACCTGGGATGCGGATCGCCTCGGCCATTCTTGCCGATGCCGGTGGGGATACCAGCCATGCGGCCATTACCTCACGGGAACTGGGCATCCCCGCGGTGATCGGTATTCAGCGTCTGGAGACGCTCCAGGGTCTGGACGGCCAGGAAGTGACCGTGGACGGCTCGCGGGGGCGAGCCTATCGCGGGCTATTGCCGTTGATCGAGGTGGGCGGAGAAATCGACGTCAGCGCGTTGCCGGCAACCAAGACCAAGGTTGGGCTGATTCTGGCAGATGTGGACCAGGCTCTCTTTCTTTCCAGACTGCGGAATATGCCGGACTTTGAAGTCGGTTTGCTCCGGGCTGAATTCATGCTGGGCAGTGTGGGAGTCCATCCCCTGGCCCTGGAAGCCTACGACAATGGTCAATTGCAGGGCCTGGTGGACAAGAAGCTCCGCGAATTGAACAACGAATTGACCAAGCTCGTCCGGGAGCAATTGACCCAGGGGATCATCAGCTTTGATCTGAAGCTGCGCCAGTATGTGGGAATCGTCACCGGCCTGAGCAGGGAAATCGAGTCACTCACCGAAAAGGGGGGTGACAAAGGCACGGATCAGGTTCTGGCCATCCATCGGCAGCTGCGGGATCTGGACGTCAAGCTTAACGAACATTTGGAACTGGCCTCCCACAAGCTGGAAAAGCTGAAGACCTCACCGGACCTCCGTGAACATGTGATCACGATCATGGGGTTTGCCGATCTGTTGGACAATGCTCCTGACCACGACGAAGAGCGTCTGAAGCATCGCCAGGAAGTCGAGGACAGTATCCAGGGAATCATCCAGCGGATCAAGGATGAACCGGTGGTTGTGGACATCCTCAAACGCATTGATGCCATGCGCACGGAAGTGGCATTACGCTCCGGACTGGAGCGGGAGCGGGAAGAGGTACGTACGCTGCCTCAACGGATCAAAGACATGATCCGCTCCAGAGGGTACCGATCAGGCAAGGAGCACTACGTCCAAACCCTGGCCCAGGGACTTTCCCTCTTTGCCATGGCCTTTTATGGCCGGGAGATCATTTACCGGACCACGGATTACAAAACCAACGAATACCGTAACCTGATGGGTGGATTGCTTTTTGAGTCCATGGAAGACAACCCTATGCTGGGTTTTCGCGGCGTATCCCGCAACATTCACGACTGGGAGGTCGATTCCTTCAAGCTGGCCCGTGGCGTTTTTGGCGGAAAAAACCTGCATCTGATGTTGCCCTTTGTTCGCACTCTGGAAGAAGCCCGCAGCATGCGGCGATATCTGGAAGGGGTACACAATCTCAAATCCGGGAACGAGGGCCTGAAAATCATCCTGATGTCTGAAATTCCCAGCAATGCCGTGCTGACCAAACAGTTCATTCAGGAGTTCGACGGCTTTTCCATCGGGTCCAACGATATGACCCAGCTGGTGCTGGGCACCGACCGGGACAACCCGCGGCTGCGCCACATTTACGACGAGGAAGACCCGGCCGTGGTCTGGGCCATTTTGAGCACGATCTTTACCGGGCAGAAGTTCGGAAAAAAGGTGGGGTTCTGCGGACAGGGGGTCTCCAACAGCAAGATCATCCGGGGTCTGGTCTGCATCGCGGGGATTGTTTCCGCCTCAGTGGTTCCGGACACCTATGCGCAGACCAAGAAAGACATTGCCGATTTGGAGGCCGAGAACATCCCCGTGGAAAAACTTGGGGCATGGCTGAGTGAGCAACACCTGGAGCGGTTGAAAAAGATCATGGCCGAACACAAATATGATCATATCCTGAAGAAAAACCAGACCGCCAAGGATCTGATGGAATGGTTCGAAGGGGAAATGTCCCGGCTTCATGAACAACTCCAGGAACAAATCGGCAAACCTCGGGAGGACTTCTATCGACAGGAAATTGATCAGTATCGGCGACTCTTCCATAAACCGGTCATCTATGCCAACTGGAACTGGGAGGAGACAGTCATGGACGCTCTGCGCCATTCCGGCTTCCAGTCCTACGAAGAGCAGGTCGTTGCCTTGCGTGAGCAAAGGGCAATATACAATCCCGGCAGCTAG
- a CDS encoding PaaI family thioesterase translates to MEKVKGYINANDRLARFLGIEVVDIGPGRATARMTLADEHTNSLGMAHGGTLFALADLAFAAACNSYGRVALGVQASIHFHRPVASGILTAEARELSQGGRMASYLVEVRDESTNLVASFQGLAYRKKDLLEC, encoded by the coding sequence GTGGAGAAGGTCAAGGGGTACATTAACGCCAATGACCGACTGGCTCGGTTTTTGGGGATCGAGGTTGTGGATATCGGGCCGGGGAGGGCCACGGCCAGGATGACTCTGGCCGATGAGCACACCAATAGTCTGGGCATGGCCCACGGTGGGACGCTCTTTGCCTTGGCGGATCTGGCCTTTGCCGCAGCCTGCAACTCCTACGGCAGGGTCGCTTTGGGGGTGCAGGCCAGCATCCATTTTCACCGCCCGGTTGCCTCAGGTATTCTGACTGCCGAAGCCAGGGAACTGTCGCAAGGGGGGCGGATGGCCAGCTATCTGGTGGAAGTCCGGGATGAGTCCACCAATCTCGTGGCTTCATTCCAGGGGCTGGCCTATCGCAAAAAGGATCTCTTGGAGTGCTGA